A stretch of Dryobates pubescens isolate bDryPub1 chromosome 24, bDryPub1.pri, whole genome shotgun sequence DNA encodes these proteins:
- the ALPK1 gene encoding alpha-protein kinase 1, protein MNNQTAAAALLRECKRALDALLSAQPGTAEEDQQQYRQCQALLPEDLRTLLEEAKEMKWPFVPEKWQYKQDLGPEDKTNLQDMISARLPDLLVYLKASIMVKDCVTATAIVFLIDRFLYWIDASRELLQITKGLHKLQPSTPISPQVLIRRARLSVNTGKLLKAEYILSSLISDNGATGTWRYTQDSDRVLVQSVCLQIRGQILQKLGMWYEAAELIWASIVGYSKLPQPDKKGIATSLGILADIFASMSEKDYVRFKTNAQIDLSLLQEFSHRLLAAAEACKLAAAYSQYTPLFVLTAVNIRGVCLLSYSHSKDCPPEKRKFYLSEAKESFEIGLLTKNEKSPITSKQELHSFIKAAFCLTTVHRWLHGESEELREVSQLCREAMGKLHSYSTSLTAEEDKGVLAKEIMSLITSVKKSLQVESFPNSDARSYVPNSYKGTVEKPILQGAASFDKILAIHSQHHLSVCEVFEKACRIHKAMPGETQVGVCITTLRTETNSIDAVCTTEETGYQRRGAVKTLKSSPAGSTSEKLSGQRNKYIGPDVMKTSFDEEIEPLEIEINDVNPGFSRWQNRSQTTTSESSWCKLSKSSYSSSWEELNCNSSKEAPGDGQQQEKGSREEQCCTTESAYSCLLTPQALHPSPWEPLGSCWESPQPSSEIDTPLVEKTSCCGEELWEGRHSGKSCSGEKSGEGNNMVPFPSTPYSVPSRPEEEKEEEKMKASSGCRTKDSGREGGGGAFVWVHPEGGTADSTEDTPSEAHPPINGGTSVVSTGMEEKMASDSSGSDWLRKSAVVGNRALQVHEVDAQAETVDDTEFDFVSVGDFVNIHPTTSVPKHQSTHSAPRALPSGRKISLTKHFDCATTEEDEEKPQDMLSSRRQQSSSSLSSWCKSAQMPKRSPEGSVLSTRGSGFVFVPGRTKEEILDARFLRDDDYMQLLAGVEHNWLVQRLMPTGIFKSKQLRKAYSALLLKYSKKSGLWTGQETAVFIGDYLNVAKEGKQRNAFWIHFLHQEESLGRYVGKEYKEEKGLLHHFSDVERQMTAQYYVTEFNKRLYEQKVPTQIFYIPSAVLLILEDRTIKGCVSVEPYILGEFVKLSNNTKVVKNEYKATEYGLAYGHFCYEFSNGTDVVVDLQGWVTGNGKGLIYLTDPQIHSLNSKDVSHSNFGKRGIYYFFHNQHVQCNEICRCLSLTRPSVELTQDSHTKNVP, encoded by the exons CTTTGCTTCCTGAGGACTTGAGGACTCTTCTGGAGGAGGCAAAGGAAATGAAGTGGCCCTTTGTGCCAGAGAAGTGGCAATACAAACAAGACCTTGGCccagaagacaaaacaaacctGCAAGATATGATCAGTGCGAGGCTTCCCGATCTGCTG GTTTATTTGAAAGCCTCCATCATGGTCAAGGACTGTGTAACGGCAACAGCTATTGTGTTCCTGATTGACCGCTTCCTGTATTGGATCGACGCCTCCAGAGAACTTCTCCAGATCACCAAGGGGCTGCacaagctgcagcccagcacacccaTCAGCCCTCAGGTGCTCATCCGCCGGGCTCGCCTCTCCGTCAACACAG gTAAACTTCTAAAAGCTGAATATATCCTCAGCAGCCTTATTAGTGACAATGGAGCAACAG GTACCTGGCGATACACCCAGGACAGTGACAGGGTTCTCGTTCAGTCAGTCTGCCTACAAATCAGGGGACAGATTCTGCAAAAGCTTG GGATGTGGTACGAGGCAGCAGAGTTGATTTGGGCTTCGATTGTGGGATATTCCAAACTTCCTCAGCCAGATAAGAAG GGAATTGCTACTTCCTTGGGTATTCTGGCAGACATCTTTGCTTCCATGAGTGAGAAGGATTACGTACGTTTTAAAACCAATGCTCAGATTGACCTG AGCCTTCTCCAAGAGTTCAGTCATCGCTtactggcagctgctgaggccTGCAAACTAGCAGCAGCCTACAGCCAGTACACCCCACTGTTTGTCCTCACAGCTGTG AACATCCGTGGGGTGTGTTTGCTGTCCTACAGTCACTCCAAGGACTGTCccccagaaaagagaaaattctACTTGTCTGAAGCCAAAGAGTCCTTTGAGATTGGCCTGCTCACCAAGAATGAGAAGAGTCCCATCACCAGCAAGCAGGAACTCCACAGTTTCATtaaagctgctttctgcctcACAACTGTGCATCGATGGCTCCATGGGGAGAGTGAGGAGCTCCGTGAGGTGAGTCAGCTATGCAGAGAAGCCATGGGAAAGCTGCATTCCTACAGCACTTCactgacagcagaggaagatAAAGGAGTTCTTGCCAAAGAGATCATGTCTCTGATCACATCTGTGAAGAAGAGCCTTCAAGTGGAAAGCTTCCCTAATTCTGATGCCAGGTCTTATGTTCCAAATAGTTATAAAGGCACAGTGGAAAAACCCATCCTGCAAGGGGCAGCCAGCTTTGACAAGATCCTTGCCATACATTCTCAGCATCACCTGTCAGTGTGTGAAGTGTTTGAAAAGGCTTGCAGGATTCATAAAGCCATGCCAGGAGAGACCCAGGTGGGTGTTTGTATCACAACCTTAAGAACAGAAACCAACAGCATAGATGCTGTGTGTACTACTGAAGAAACAGGGTACCAGAGAAGAGGGGCTGTGAAAACACTGAAGTCATCACCAGCAGGAAGTACCTCAGAGAAACTCAGTGGCCAGAGAAATAAATACATTGGTCCTGATGTGATGAAAACTTCCTTTGATGAGGAGATTGAGCCATTAGAAATTGAAATAAATGATGTAAACCCTGGCTTTAGCAGATGGCAAAACAGGAGCCAAACCACAACTTCAGAGAGCTCTTGGTGCAAGCTGTCAAAATCAAGTTATTCTTCCAGCTGGGAGGAACTGAACTGTAACAGCAGCAAAGAGGCTCCTGgagatgggcagcagcaggaaaagggcTCAAGGGAGGAGCAGTGTTGCACAACAGAATCTGCCTACTCATGCTTATTGACTCCCCAGGCCCTGCATCCTTCTCCTTGGGAGCCTTTAGGTAGCTGTTGGGAATCTCCTCAGCCATCCTCAGAGATAGATACACCTCTGGTAGAGAAGACATCCTGTTGTGGAGAAGAGCTGTGGGAAGGAAGACACAGTGGAAAGAGCTGTTCGGGAGAGAAATCAGGGGAGGGGAACAACATGGTTCCTTTTCCCTCGACCCCTTACTCTGTGCCCTCCAggccagaggaggagaaggaggaagagaagatgaAGGCCTCCTCGGGCTGCAGGACCAAGGACAGCGGCAGGGAAGGTGGTGGCGGTGCCTTTGTGTGGGTCCACCCAGAAGGAGGAACCGCAGACAGTACAGAGGATACCCCGTCTGAGGCCCATCCTCCCATAAATGGGGGTACTTCTGTAGTGTCAACAGGCATGGAGGAGAAGATGGCCAGTGACTCCTCAGGGAGTGACTGGCTGAGGAAATCTGCTGTGGTGGGAAACAGAGCTCTCCAAGTGCATGAAGTTGATGCCCAAGCAGAAACAGTAGATGACACTGAATTTGATTTTGTCAGTGTTGGAGACTTTGTTAACATTCATCCTACAACATCAGTTCCAAAGCATCAATCAACTCATAGTGCACCAAGAGCATTGCCCTCAGGGAGAAAGATATCCCTAACCAAGCACTTTGACTGTGCCACTactgaagaagatgaagaaaaaccTCAGGACATGTTGAGCAGCAGGAGACAACAATCCAGTTCATCTCTGAGTTCGTGGTGCAAATCGGCACAGATGCCCAAGCGGTCTCCAGAAGGTTCAGTTCTGAGCACCAGGGGAAGTGGTTTTGTCTTTGTGCCTGGGAGGACGAAAGAAGAAATCCTTGACGCTCGATTTCTGAGGGATGATGACTACATGCAGCTTCTGGCAGGAGTAGAGCACAACTGGCTTGTCCAGAGACTGATGCCTACTGGAATTTTTAAGTCTAAACAGCTTCGTAAAGCATACT ctgctctgcttttaaaGTACTCCAAGAAATCAGGCCTCTGGACAGGCCAGGAAACAGCTGTGTTCATTGGGGACTACCTGAATGTGGCAAAGGAAGGCAAACAGAGAAATGCATTTTGGATACACTTCCTGCACCAGGAAGAAAGCCTAGGAAG GTATGTTGGGAAAGAATATAAAGAGGAGAAAGGGCTTCTTCACCATTTCAGTGACGTGGAACGGCAAATGACTGCCCAGTACTATGTGACAGAATTCAACAAGAGGCTGTATGAGCAGAAGGTCCCTACCCAGATCTTTTACATCCCATCTGCTGTACTCCTG atactggaagacagAACTATTAAAGGATGTGTGAGTGTGGAGCCCTACATCCTCGGGGAGTTTGTGAAGCTGTCCAATAACACAAAGGTAGTCAAGAATGAGTACAAAGCCACAGAGTATGGCCTGGCCTATGGCCATTTCTGCTATGAGTTCTCCAATGGGACAGATGTTGTTGTTGATCTGCAAG gTTGGGTGACAGGTAATGGGAAAGGCCTCATCTACCTCACTGATCCCCAGATTCATTCTCTGAACAGCAAAGATGTTTCACATTCCAACTTTGGGAAGAGAGGAATTTATTACTTCTTTCATAATCAACATGTGCAGTGCAATGAAATCTGTCGCTGCCTCTCCTTAACAAGACCCTCAGTAGAGCTCACACAAGACAGTCACACAAAGAATGTGCCCTAA